A window of Actinomadura viridis genomic DNA:
CATGTGAGCAGAGGCGAGTTCTGCGCGGAGAAGGAAGGCGAACCCTAGGCGGGTCAGGGGCGCCGGCCCACGCCGGTGACCAGTTCGCGCAGCCGCATCGGGCCGCCCGTGCCCGGTGCCAGCGGCGGGGTGCCCATGCCCGCGCCGGTACGGAGCCCGATCAGGAACTCGCTCAGAGCGTCCATGGCCGTCTGGGCGGGCGACCAGCCGAGATCGGTCCTGGCCCGGGCGGTGTCCATGACGGGGATGTGCAGGGCCAGGTCGAGGAGGTCCGGGGAGGCCGGTACCAGGCCCAGCCGCCAGGCCGCCCGGAGGGCGGTGCGCACGCCGCGCGCGGGCACGGGGACCTTCCTGGCCTCCAGCAGCCCGGCCAGCTCGGAGGTGCCGATCACCGGTTCGGCCGCGAGGTTGAACGGCCCGCGCACCTCCCGGGTCACCGCCAGCCGGTACGCCTCGCCGGCGTCGTCGGCGTGCAGCGCCTGGAAGCGCAGCCCCGGGATGTCGGGGACGAACGGGATCAGCCCCGGCCGGACCAGCGACCCCGGGACGAACGGTCCGGCGAACAGGCGGCGCTGCTCGGAGGCGGACTCGCGCTTGAAGATGAACCCCGGGCGGAAACGCACGACCCGGCACCGGGGATGCTCGGCCTCGAACACGTCGAGCAGCCGTTCCACGTAGGCCTTCTCCCGGCTGTAGGCGGCGGCGGCCCAGCCGTGGGTCGGCCACATCTCGTCCACCCGGCGGTCCTTGGGGCCCGGCGAGTACGCCCCGACGGACGAGGCGTACACCAAAGCCGGGACGCCCGCCTCGGCGACGGCCAGGAAGACCCGGGCGCTGCCCAGGACGTTGACCCGCCAGGTGATCAGGGGGGAGTGGGTGGGCTGGAACAGCCAGGCCAGGTGGACGACCGCGTCCGCGCCCCGGAAATGGGGGACCAGGTCGGTGCCGTGCACGTCGGCCTCCGCCCACTCGGTCTTGTCGACCTCCAGCTCCGGCCGGCGGCGGGCCAGGCCGAGGATCGAGGTCACCTCGGGGTCGGCGGCCAGCGCCCGTACGGTGCTGGTGCCCACGTTGCCGGTGGCGCCGACGACCACGACGCGCATGGTGTCCCTCCTCCGTAGAAGTCCGGTTCGGCGTACCCGGGGAGGGGCCGGTCATGCGGTCAGGCCGCGGGGTCCCCGAAGACTTTGCCGGGATTGAAGATCCCGGCGGGGTCCAGCGCGTTCTTGACGGCGTGGTGGAGGGCGACCACGGCCGGGTCGAGCTCGGCGTGCAGGCCGCGCCGCTTGAGCAGGCCCACGCCGTGCTCGCCGGTGACGGTGCCGCCGAGCGCGAGGGCGTCGTCGATGATCTGGTCGAACGCGCGGTGGGCGCGGTCGCGGGCCGCGCCGTCGCCGGGCCGCGTGATGATCAGCGGGTGCAGGTTGCCGTCGCCCGCGTGGGCGATGTTGGCGATGTGGGTGTCGTGGGCGCGGGCGGCGCGCTGGATCCGGGCGAGCATCTCCGGGACGAGCGCGCGCGGGACGCAGACGTCC
This region includes:
- a CDS encoding NAD-dependent epimerase/dehydratase family protein, producing the protein MRVVVVGATGNVGTSTVRALAADPEVTSILGLARRRPELEVDKTEWAEADVHGTDLVPHFRGADAVVHLAWLFQPTHSPLITWRVNVLGSARVFLAVAEAGVPALVYASSVGAYSPGPKDRRVDEMWPTHGWAAAAYSREKAYVERLLDVFEAEHPRCRVVRFRPGFIFKRESASEQRRLFAGPFVPGSLVRPGLIPFVPDIPGLRFQALHADDAGEAYRLAVTREVRGPFNLAAEPVIGTSELAGLLEARKVPVPARGVRTALRAAWRLGLVPASPDLLDLALHIPVMDTARARTDLGWSPAQTAMDALSEFLIGLRTGAGMGTPPLAPGTGGPMRLRELVTGVGRRP